In a single window of the Olivibacter sp. SDN3 genome:
- a CDS encoding alpha-amylase family glycosyl hydrolase, which translates to MNTLKWLLCALFALCSVTCKKATESDKTGNGGNVEFPAQAEDNGVSFVNDGRSAIVTIWAPEKESVHLLGSFNDFVANDHSLMTKTADGDRWWTQVDDLDPDGVYCYQFLINGDEKVADPYTELVLDAMNDPYIPSEIYPGTIAYPSDKTTGLLGIMRYREESYQWRVADFTRPHPHDLVIYELLVRDFVETHHYQTLRDTLSYLTNLGVNAVELMPVNEFEGNSSWGYNPSFYFAADKYYGTKNDLKAFIDDCHTKGIAVIVDVVLNHSFSQSPMVQLYFQDGKPTAANPWFNVDPTHPYNVGYDMDHESPYTKAFVKNVLKHWVREYHVDGFRFDLSKGFTQKNSGTSEASVAAWSAYDATRVAIWKDYNNYLKTLDAGLYVILEHFADDQEEQELAKEGMLFWNNLNYGFNEATMGWTAIGQSDISRIIPATHGFDSPNLVSYMESHDEERLMFKNLAYGNSHGNYDTRELKTALKRVEMAAAFLFLVPGPKMIWQFGELGYDVSIDENGRTGEKPIKWNYNQGDRRELYQAFGNLIHFKKNNEVFRDGQVEYHLRDGLKYIIIKKGEQEVCVVGNFDVKPIQAEIDNTVGIWFDNRSKMPVQLNERFDRLLAPGEYHIISKNQLK; encoded by the coding sequence ATGAATACGCTGAAATGGCTTTTATGTGCACTTTTTGCCCTATGCTCTGTTACTTGTAAAAAAGCAACTGAATCTGATAAGACCGGTAATGGCGGCAATGTTGAATTTCCTGCCCAAGCTGAAGATAATGGTGTTTCTTTTGTCAATGACGGTCGATCAGCTATTGTTACCATTTGGGCCCCTGAAAAAGAATCAGTGCACCTCCTTGGCTCGTTTAATGATTTTGTTGCGAATGATCATTCTTTGATGACAAAGACTGCTGATGGAGATCGCTGGTGGACACAAGTAGATGATTTAGATCCTGACGGCGTTTATTGTTATCAGTTTCTTATTAACGGCGACGAAAAGGTTGCCGATCCCTATACAGAATTGGTGCTTGATGCGATGAACGATCCATACATTCCTTCCGAGATATACCCCGGTACTATTGCTTATCCCTCCGATAAAACTACTGGCCTGTTGGGGATTATGCGATATCGAGAAGAATCTTATCAGTGGAGAGTAGCTGATTTCACTCGACCACATCCGCATGATTTGGTTATTTATGAGCTTTTAGTTCGTGATTTTGTGGAAACGCATCACTATCAGACTTTGCGCGATACATTGTCGTATTTGACGAACTTGGGCGTGAACGCTGTTGAACTTATGCCGGTCAACGAATTTGAAGGTAATTCGAGTTGGGGTTATAACCCTTCTTTCTATTTTGCTGCTGATAAATATTACGGAACGAAGAACGATCTAAAAGCTTTCATTGACGATTGTCACACTAAAGGTATTGCGGTTATTGTGGATGTTGTGTTAAACCACTCGTTTAGTCAATCGCCGATGGTGCAACTATACTTTCAAGACGGTAAACCAACTGCTGCCAACCCGTGGTTCAATGTGGATCCTACGCACCCCTATAACGTGGGATACGACATGGATCACGAGAGTCCTTATACCAAAGCGTTTGTAAAGAATGTATTGAAGCATTGGGTACGGGAATATCACGTGGACGGTTTTCGCTTTGATCTATCGAAAGGTTTTACACAGAAAAATTCTGGTACTTCTGAAGCAAGTGTAGCGGCATGGAGTGCTTATGATGCTACCAGGGTTGCAATATGGAAAGATTACAATAACTATTTAAAAACACTTGACGCGGGGCTGTATGTGATTTTAGAACACTTTGCCGATGATCAGGAGGAGCAGGAGCTAGCAAAGGAGGGAATGCTCTTTTGGAATAACCTGAACTACGGGTTCAATGAGGCTACCATGGGGTGGACAGCTATCGGTCAATCAGATATTTCCAGAATAATTCCGGCAACACATGGTTTTGATTCGCCCAATTTGGTTTCTTATATGGAAAGTCACGACGAGGAACGACTAATGTTCAAAAATCTTGCCTACGGAAATAGTCATGGGAATTATGATACAAGAGAGCTTAAAACTGCACTTAAGCGGGTGGAGATGGCTGCCGCATTTTTGTTTTTGGTGCCCGGACCTAAAATGATCTGGCAGTTTGGAGAACTCGGTTACGATGTGTCTATCGACGAAAATGGCCGTACGGGGGAAAAACCTATAAAATGGAATTACAACCAAGGCGATCGTCGAGAACTGTATCAGGCCTTCGGCAACCTCATCCATTTTAAAAAGAATAATGAGGTGTTCCGTGATGGCCAAGTCGAATATCACCTTCGCGACGGCCTGAAATATATAATAATAAAGAAAGGGGAGCAAGAGGTGTGCGTTGTAGGAAACTTTGATGTCAAACCAATTCAGGCTGAAATCGATAACACTGTCGGTATCTGGTTTGATAACCGATCAAAAATGCCTGTGCAGCTAAACGAAAGGTTTGATCGTTTATTGGCTCCCGGCGAATATCATATTATAAGTAAAAACCAATTAAAATAA
- a CDS encoding SusF/SusE family outer membrane protein yields MKLVNKWALLSVLVITLWSCKKDEDKVIVTTGDAPVLSTSAPETLVLRQDDAENTITFSWEGYAYSWSDPNVSTDVLNYVLQIGRSGVDFRSTLSERSTKSTSLSYTIAELNAALLDLRYEPGVAASVDIRLIASLAPNRPIYSNTITLQVTPYEDMIMYPSLFLAGSFNDWSHADAHRVGSVEDDGKYEGYVYFPNANTEFKFSSQAGWDGTNFGDGGEGSLDTDAGAGNLVVAEAGYYLLKADTEALTWSATKTEWGIIGDATGSWDSSTSMDYDTETGLWTVTANLSTGEWKFRANDEWVIDLGDSDKSGVLAYGGGNFEIEEPGTYLITLDLRNAAYYTYSLEIQ; encoded by the coding sequence ATGAAACTTGTAAATAAATGGGCCCTTTTAAGTGTGTTGGTTATCACACTTTGGTCATGCAAAAAAGATGAAGACAAGGTGATTGTCACTACTGGAGATGCACCTGTTTTAAGTACCTCGGCACCAGAGACCTTGGTGCTAAGGCAAGATGACGCTGAAAATACCATCACGTTCTCCTGGGAGGGTTATGCCTATAGTTGGTCGGACCCCAATGTGTCAACTGATGTGCTCAATTATGTGCTCCAGATAGGTCGGTCGGGTGTTGATTTTAGATCCACTCTTTCCGAAAGATCTACTAAATCAACAAGTTTATCTTACACCATAGCAGAACTTAACGCTGCATTACTGGACTTAAGATATGAACCGGGGGTTGCCGCCAGTGTTGATATACGTTTAATTGCTTCGTTGGCACCCAATAGACCGATTTATTCCAATACGATTACCCTCCAGGTTACGCCGTATGAAGATATGATCATGTATCCATCGCTATTCTTGGCAGGTAGCTTTAACGATTGGTCGCATGCCGATGCACACCGCGTAGGTTCCGTGGAAGACGACGGTAAATATGAAGGATATGTATATTTTCCAAATGCTAATACTGAGTTTAAATTTTCTAGTCAGGCAGGGTGGGACGGTACCAATTTTGGTGATGGCGGAGAGGGAAGTCTTGATACAGATGCCGGCGCGGGAAATTTAGTAGTTGCTGAAGCCGGATACTATCTGTTAAAAGCGGATACGGAAGCACTTACGTGGTCGGCTACAAAAACTGAATGGGGCATCATTGGTGACGCAACAGGGAGTTGGGATAGCAGTACGTCCATGGACTATGATACCGAAACGGGGCTGTGGACTGTTACCGCTAATCTGTCGACCGGCGAATGGAAATTCCGGGCCAACGACGAATGGGTGATCGACCTCGGTGACAGCGACAAATCGGGTGTTTTGGCATATGGTGGTGGTAATTTTGAGATCGAAGAACCAGGTACGTATTTGATTACCTTGGATCTTCGGAATGCCGCCTATTATACCTATTCTCTGGAAATACAATAA
- a CDS encoding RagB/SusD family nutrient uptake outer membrane protein, whose translation MKNILNIYTGVMLLAMLVSSCHKDLDLQPINDITADIVYSSPEGYKQAFAKVYASYALTGGGGSGSSDLGGIDAGTSDFLRLYWNVQELASDEALCAWQDPGIPELNFMTWNSNNVLLKGLYARSLYQITVANDFLRESTDDKLTARNISDTNAEQIRIYALEARFLRAYQYWILMDLFGNPTFITEEDAISKVPPQQISRTDLFHYIESELLAIEAGMAEPRQNEYGRADKAAAWLLLARLYLNAEVYLGSGNGKYTEAIEYANRVINSGYMLQTNYHHLFLADNDQNNTEIILTINYDAIRSQNFGGTTFLINSSISGDMNPASFGVPNGGWGGNRSKATLPQKFNDITGATDRRAMFFGSSPVINDVAVFAQGLAVTKFRNVDVNGEPAPSNDGTQTSVDFPLFRLADAYLIYAEAVLRGGTGGDQATALNYVNRLRERAYGNTSGNVTSISLDFILEERAREFYWEAYRRTDLIRFNRYTEATYTWPFKGGNQTGTGVQDFRTIFPLPASDVIANPNLTQNPGY comes from the coding sequence ATGAAAAATATACTAAATATATATACAGGAGTGATGCTACTGGCCATGCTTGTTTCATCCTGTCATAAAGATTTGGATCTGCAACCAATCAATGATATCACCGCAGATATCGTTTATTCATCACCAGAAGGCTATAAGCAGGCCTTTGCCAAAGTATATGCAAGTTATGCACTCACAGGGGGAGGTGGCTCCGGTTCCAGTGATCTGGGAGGAATAGATGCGGGAACTTCTGATTTTCTGCGGCTTTATTGGAATGTGCAGGAGTTAGCATCCGATGAGGCCTTATGTGCATGGCAGGATCCGGGTATTCCGGAACTTAATTTTATGACATGGAATTCGAATAATGTCTTGTTAAAAGGTCTGTACGCCCGTTCACTTTATCAGATTACCGTTGCTAATGACTTTCTTAGGGAAAGTACCGATGACAAGCTCACTGCTCGAAATATCAGTGATACCAACGCAGAGCAAATTAGGATCTATGCATTGGAAGCACGTTTTTTAAGGGCTTACCAATATTGGATATTGATGGATCTCTTTGGTAATCCCACTTTTATTACTGAGGAAGATGCGATCAGTAAAGTACCACCGCAGCAGATCAGTAGAACAGACTTGTTCCATTATATCGAATCGGAATTGCTGGCGATAGAAGCAGGAATGGCTGAACCACGCCAAAATGAATACGGAAGAGCCGATAAAGCTGCGGCATGGCTCTTGTTGGCGAGGCTATACTTGAACGCAGAAGTCTATTTAGGCAGTGGCAATGGGAAATATACGGAAGCGATTGAATATGCCAATAGGGTAATTAACTCGGGATATATGCTCCAAACAAATTATCATCACTTGTTTCTGGCAGATAACGATCAAAATAACACCGAAATTATTCTAACCATTAATTACGACGCTATCCGGTCACAAAACTTTGGTGGCACAACATTCTTGATCAATTCCTCTATCAGTGGTGACATGAATCCGGCTTCCTTTGGCGTGCCTAATGGTGGATGGGGAGGTAATAGAAGCAAAGCAACACTTCCGCAGAAGTTCAATGATATTACTGGAGCAACGGATCGTAGAGCCATGTTCTTTGGCAGTAGTCCGGTAATAAATGACGTTGCCGTGTTCGCTCAGGGCCTGGCGGTTACGAAGTTCCGTAATGTGGATGTGAATGGAGAGCCGGCTCCTTCTAACGATGGTACGCAGACGTCAGTTGATTTTCCTCTATTTCGTTTGGCGGATGCCTACCTGATTTACGCCGAAGCGGTATTGAGAGGTGGTACAGGTGGTGATCAGGCCACTGCGCTGAATTATGTCAATCGCTTACGTGAACGTGCCTATGGCAATACATCGGGTAACGTAACGAGTATTTCGCTGGATTTCATATTGGAAGAGCGTGCACGTGAATTTTATTGGGAAGCCTATCGTCGTACAGACCTCATACGGTTTAATCGGTATACGGAGGCAACTTATACTTGGCCGTTTAAGGGAGGCAATCAGACGGGAACTGGTGTACAGGATTTCCGTACGATCTTTCCGCTACCGGCCTCTGACGTGATCGCTAATCCAAACCTTACACAAAATCCAGGTTACTAA
- a CDS encoding LacI family DNA-binding transcriptional regulator yields the protein MSQINIKKLAAELGLSTSTVSRAFRNNSDINPQTKERILKVAEELGYSPNIYASNLRESKSRTIAIIIPEFGNNFFSQAIKGIEQQARTNNYHTLIYVTEDDINQEAAFIRALCNGRVEGVIMSASGEGLKHSHLEMLNEKHIPMVFFDRYYEDVEATCVTGNDYESSYQATKHLIESGCQKIAYLVINKRISIGKIRMQGYLDALKDAGLPADEELVVECTNDKEDIYRTVKNAFGHLKPDGALASVERLAIACLRFCQDEDINIPEDFKLICFSCIEIADVLNPPLSTVKQPAFEMGARAAEVLFEALTSKKTATRKELILLPSSIMIRKSTEK from the coding sequence ATGAGCCAAATCAATATCAAAAAGTTAGCGGCAGAGCTGGGACTTTCCACATCTACTGTCTCCAGAGCCTTTCGAAATAATAGCGATATCAATCCGCAAACGAAAGAGCGCATTTTAAAAGTGGCAGAAGAACTGGGATACTCGCCTAATATTTATGCCAGTAACCTGCGCGAGTCAAAGAGCCGTACTATCGCTATCATCATCCCAGAATTTGGAAATAATTTTTTTTCCCAGGCGATCAAAGGTATTGAACAGCAAGCTCGAACAAACAATTATCATACACTGATATATGTTACCGAAGATGATATCAACCAGGAAGCTGCCTTTATCCGTGCATTGTGTAATGGCAGGGTCGAGGGGGTGATTATGTCGGCTTCGGGCGAAGGCCTCAAACATTCGCATTTGGAAATGCTAAATGAAAAACATATTCCTATGGTATTTTTCGACCGTTATTATGAAGACGTTGAGGCTACCTGTGTTACGGGAAATGACTATGAAAGTAGTTATCAGGCTACTAAACACCTCATAGAAAGTGGCTGTCAAAAAATTGCTTATCTGGTGATCAATAAACGGATATCCATCGGTAAAATAAGAATGCAAGGTTATCTGGATGCATTGAAAGATGCGGGTCTACCGGCAGATGAAGAGTTGGTGGTTGAGTGTACCAATGATAAAGAAGACATTTATCGGACAGTAAAGAATGCCTTTGGCCATTTGAAACCCGATGGGGCGCTGGCCTCCGTCGAGAGGTTGGCCATTGCGTGTTTACGCTTTTGTCAGGATGAAGATATCAACATACCTGAAGATTTTAAATTGATATGCTTTTCCTGCATCGAGATAGCCGATGTATTAAACCCGCCGTTAAGTACGGTCAAGCAGCCGGCTTTTGAAATGGGAGCAAGAGCGGCCGAAGTTTTATTCGAAGCCTTGACTAGTAAGAAGACAGCTACCAGAAAGGAATTGATTTTGCTTCCTTCATCTATTATGATCAGAAAATCTACAGAAAAGTAG
- a CDS encoding RagB/SusD family nutrient uptake outer membrane protein, which translates to MTKRIYITITVCTFLSFLGCTKLDEDLHGQVGTGGVDSENVPALLNAAYIAMRNPYYGPYGWWALQEFPTDEAIVPTRGGDWDDNGAWRALHLHRWESDHTRIHSVFRDLLSVSYVATDVLQYGPTAQQEAQARFLRAFAEFSILDGWGQVPYRGPGEDVTEPPSVRTAEEEIGYLLSELNEIIDNLQTERVDRASPDAAKMLLMKIYLNRGAFLNRQSPTFANEDLQEVIRLADEIINSGKYALIDDYFLNFAPNNGQSTTENIFTGENRGGEDAATGMTNMWVATLHYNQNPSGNNGFCTLSDFYDKFEEDDLRIGGSYPGVTNVSGVRVGFLVGQQVNQNGVNLTDRRGNPLSFTREVSIIERDQDHLEVAGIRVIKYPIDYANGSTSLLNNDWVFYRYSDVLLMKAEALFRLGQSGEALNLVNELRAARNASSLTEIDENILLDERGREFYWEGHRRQDLIRFGRFLEEWQEKPASDPKNLLFPIPLNQLGNPNYIQNPGY; encoded by the coding sequence ATGACTAAAAGAATATATATAACAATCACTGTCTGTACATTTTTATCCTTTTTGGGTTGTACAAAGTTAGACGAGGATTTGCACGGACAGGTGGGTACCGGTGGCGTGGATAGCGAAAATGTTCCCGCTTTATTGAATGCGGCTTATATCGCTATGCGAAATCCGTATTATGGCCCCTATGGTTGGTGGGCCTTACAGGAGTTTCCTACGGACGAGGCAATCGTACCGACAAGAGGAGGGGACTGGGACGATAATGGCGCCTGGAGGGCCTTACATTTACATCGCTGGGAATCAGATCACACTAGGATACACAGTGTATTCAGGGATTTACTTAGCGTGAGCTATGTCGCTACGGATGTGCTGCAGTACGGTCCAACTGCACAACAGGAGGCACAGGCGAGATTTTTGCGTGCCTTTGCAGAATTCTCGATATTGGATGGCTGGGGGCAGGTACCCTATCGTGGTCCTGGTGAAGATGTTACGGAACCACCTAGTGTTCGTACAGCTGAAGAAGAGATTGGTTACCTTTTATCGGAGCTCAATGAGATTATAGATAACCTGCAAACCGAAAGAGTTGATAGGGCATCTCCAGATGCGGCTAAGATGTTGCTGATGAAGATCTATTTGAATAGAGGCGCTTTTCTAAACAGACAGTCTCCAACATTTGCGAACGAAGATTTGCAGGAGGTTATACGTTTAGCCGATGAAATTATCAACAGCGGTAAATATGCATTAATAGATGATTACTTTCTTAATTTTGCGCCAAATAATGGGCAGTCAACAACAGAGAACATTTTTACCGGTGAGAATCGGGGAGGAGAAGACGCAGCAACCGGTATGACCAATATGTGGGTGGCTACTTTGCATTATAATCAAAATCCGAGTGGTAACAATGGCTTTTGCACCTTGTCTGACTTCTACGATAAATTTGAAGAAGACGATCTACGTATAGGCGGAAGCTACCCTGGAGTTACTAATGTAAGTGGTGTACGGGTTGGCTTTTTAGTCGGTCAACAGGTGAACCAGAATGGTGTAAATCTTACCGATCGGCGGGGAAACCCACTATCTTTTACAAGGGAAGTTAGTATTATAGAACGTGATCAGGATCATTTGGAAGTTGCAGGCATCCGTGTTATCAAATATCCTATTGATTATGCTAATGGCTCCACTAGTTTATTAAACAACGACTGGGTATTCTATCGTTATTCCGATGTGCTTTTAATGAAAGCAGAAGCGCTTTTTCGCTTAGGGCAATCGGGCGAAGCATTGAATTTGGTTAATGAGCTGAGAGCCGCACGTAATGCTTCCAGTTTGACGGAAATCGATGAAAACATATTATTAGATGAACGGGGAAGAGAATTTTATTGGGAAGGTCATAGAAGGCAGGATTTGATCCGCTTTGGCAGATTTTTAGAAGAATGGCAGGAAAAACCTGCGTCTGATCCAAAAAATTTGTTGTTTCCAATTCCTTTAAATCAGTTGGGCAATCCCAATTATATACAAAACCCTGGATACTAA
- a CDS encoding SusC/RagA family TonB-linked outer membrane protein, with product MRVIYMKRVATFVLLVMANMVVFAQSGGIRGHVYDDTNQTLAGASIFVRELNRSVGTDEKGNFSIPNLSDGSYTLLISYIGYETTEKNVVVAGQLVTVDVQLLPSAEGLDEVVVIGYGTQKKGELTGSVTTVNSKDFQKGVITTPDQLISGKAAGVQITPAGGRPGSGSTIRIRAGASLNASNDPLIVIDGVPLSSFKNANGDNILPGTANPLGLINPNDIETFTVLKDANATAIYGSRASNGVILITTKKGASGRPTVNFTSQNSVATLAKTMDVLSAQEFRDYVINNGSAAQIERLGEADTDWQKEIFRSALTTDNNLSIGGAYKSLPYRFALGYLSQQGVLKRDHMDRTTAAITLSPKFFDDHLKVDLNLKGSLQNAMFGNQDAIFNAIQFDPTKPVHEENDFGNYFEWMQGANPHPLAPRNPVGLLNLRDDNGKVARSFGNIQLDYSFHFLPELRANLNLAYDISRGRGGAEVPAFAAMNFSTGGSITRYLTDINNKVGEFFLNYNKTVEHINSNFDITAGYGYYDFETKTNNYPTLRADGSVLTTPPFPFDIQQNRLISYYGRVIYTLNDKYILSGTARTDGSSRFSPQNRWGFFPSAGFTWRINKEEFLQNVEPLSQLNLRLSYGITGQQDGIANYSYLPNYYLSVNESQYQFGNQFYPTYSPIAYDQDIRWESTATYNGGLDYGFLDGRISGSIDVYYKRTKDLLSVIPIPVGTNFSNLLLTNVGNMENRGVELNFNATPIKQDDFVWDVNFNFTYNHNKVTNLTAVEDPNYFTEVGYIEGGTGQNVQVHTVGYSPFTYRLYKQVYDDSGKPLEGVYADLNGDGEINDLDRQLRHSPLPKYLLGFSTNFNYRKWTLNAVLRSNIGHYVYDNVSSNMAIRNNVLNPAGNLNNAPRDFLNSNFQINNAISDYYLQNASFLRMDNLGLIYDIGQLSFNSTAKLSISANVQNVFTITNYKGVDPEIQGGIDNRVYPRPRTFVLGLNLGF from the coding sequence ATGAGAGTAATTTACATGAAACGCGTAGCAACCTTCGTTCTACTCGTAATGGCTAACATGGTAGTCTTTGCCCAAAGTGGTGGTATCCGAGGTCATGTGTATGACGACACTAACCAAACTTTGGCTGGAGCTTCCATCTTTGTTCGGGAGCTAAACCGAAGTGTAGGGACAGACGAGAAGGGAAATTTTTCCATTCCCAATTTGTCCGACGGCAGTTACACACTCCTTATTTCTTATATAGGATATGAAACTACCGAAAAGAATGTCGTAGTCGCTGGACAACTAGTCACAGTGGATGTGCAGTTGTTGCCGAGTGCAGAGGGCTTGGATGAGGTAGTGGTCATTGGTTATGGTACCCAAAAGAAAGGGGAGCTTACCGGTTCTGTTACAACGGTGAATTCCAAAGATTTTCAGAAGGGCGTGATTACTACTCCAGATCAGTTGATTTCCGGTAAAGCTGCAGGGGTGCAGATAACACCTGCAGGTGGAAGGCCCGGTTCTGGAAGCACTATTAGGATACGGGCGGGAGCTTCTCTAAATGCTAGTAATGATCCCTTAATCGTTATTGATGGCGTGCCGCTTTCATCATTTAAGAATGCAAATGGTGATAATATTTTACCAGGTACAGCGAATCCGTTAGGCTTGATTAACCCGAATGATATAGAAACGTTTACCGTATTGAAAGATGCAAATGCTACGGCTATTTATGGTTCAAGGGCATCGAATGGGGTGATCTTGATTACCACGAAAAAGGGAGCAAGCGGACGGCCGACTGTTAATTTCACCAGCCAAAATTCGGTAGCTACGCTGGCTAAAACAATGGATGTCTTATCGGCACAGGAATTTAGGGATTATGTAATCAATAATGGCTCAGCAGCGCAGATTGAAAGACTTGGAGAGGCTGATACCGACTGGCAAAAGGAAATTTTTAGGTCAGCATTGACCACCGATAACAACTTGAGCATCGGTGGTGCCTATAAGTCACTGCCTTATCGTTTTGCATTGGGCTACCTGAGTCAGCAGGGAGTATTGAAAAGAGATCATATGGACCGTACTACAGCGGCTATTACGCTTAGTCCGAAATTCTTTGACGATCATCTGAAGGTTGACCTGAATTTAAAGGGATCTTTGCAAAATGCGATGTTTGGCAATCAAGACGCAATTTTTAATGCCATCCAATTTGATCCAACAAAACCTGTACACGAAGAGAATGATTTTGGAAATTATTTTGAATGGATGCAAGGAGCCAATCCACACCCCTTAGCGCCACGAAATCCCGTTGGTCTCCTGAATTTAAGGGATGATAATGGAAAGGTTGCCCGTAGTTTCGGTAATATTCAGCTCGATTATTCCTTTCACTTCCTGCCAGAATTAAGAGCTAACCTTAATCTTGCTTATGATATCTCTAGAGGTAGAGGCGGTGCTGAAGTGCCGGCTTTTGCCGCGATGAATTTTTCTACAGGTGGTTCTATCACCAGATACCTGACGGATATTAATAATAAAGTTGGGGAGTTTTTCCTGAATTATAATAAGACGGTAGAACATATCAACAGTAATTTTGATATCACAGCAGGTTATGGATATTATGACTTTGAAACCAAAACAAATAATTACCCGACCTTACGGGCCGATGGCTCTGTCCTAACAACCCCCCCGTTTCCTTTTGATATTCAACAAAATAGATTGATTTCTTACTATGGTCGGGTAATTTATACCTTAAATGATAAATATATTTTATCAGGAACTGCCCGTACTGATGGCTCTTCACGTTTCAGTCCACAGAACAGGTGGGGCTTTTTTCCTTCGGCAGGTTTTACTTGGCGCATCAATAAAGAAGAATTTCTTCAAAATGTAGAGCCCTTATCTCAGTTAAACCTCAGATTAAGTTATGGGATTACCGGACAACAGGATGGAATTGCCAATTACTCTTATCTGCCGAATTACTACCTCAGTGTGAACGAATCCCAATATCAATTTGGTAATCAATTTTATCCGACCTATTCGCCCATAGCCTATGATCAGGATATACGATGGGAGAGCACGGCAACCTATAATGGTGGTTTAGATTATGGTTTTCTCGACGGTCGTATCAGCGGAAGTATTGATGTATATTACAAAAGGACGAAAGACCTGTTAAGTGTTATCCCTATTCCCGTAGGAACTAATTTTAGTAACCTTTTACTAACTAATGTGGGAAACATGGAAAATCGCGGGGTGGAGCTAAACTTCAATGCTACGCCAATTAAGCAAGACGACTTTGTTTGGGATGTCAATTTCAATTTCACCTATAATCATAACAAAGTAACCAATCTTACGGCTGTTGAAGATCCTAATTATTTTACTGAAGTGGGGTATATAGAGGGAGGTACGGGGCAAAATGTGCAAGTGCATACCGTAGGTTATAGCCCATTCACCTATCGACTGTACAAGCAGGTCTATGATGATAGCGGAAAACCTTTAGAAGGGGTATATGCCGACCTCAATGGCGATGGTGAAATTAATGATCTTGACCGACAATTGAGGCATTCACCATTACCGAAATACCTCTTAGGTTTCAGTACCAATTTTAATTATAGGAAATGGACACTTAATGCCGTTTTACGATCTAATATAGGCCATTATGTATACGATAATGTCTCTTCCAATATGGCGATCAGAAATAATGTTTTAAATCCGGCAGGTAACCTGAATAATGCTCCTCGGGATTTTCTGAACAGTAACTTTCAGATAAATAATGCCATCAGTGATTATTACTTGCAGAATGCATCCTTCTTACGGATGGATAACCTGGGGTTGATCTACGATATCGGTCAGCTTTCCTTTAATAGTACGGCAAAGCTTTCCATTTCTGCTAATGTACAAAATGTCTTTACCATCACAAACTATAAAGGGGTTGACCCTGAAATACAGGGAGGTATCGATAACCGGGTTTATCCACGACCAAGAACATTTGTTTTAGGCTTAAATCTTGGCTTTTAA